AGGGACTATCGTCGTTCCCTATATTCATACAGGGAATACGTTAGGGGTGCTGGTGGCATTGCAAGGTGCTAACGCTGCACAATCAGAGGCGGTAGGAAAGGAAATTGCGATGCAAATTGCTGCTATGCACCCAGTTGCAGTGGATGAAACACAAGTGGATCCAGCTTTAGTAGCAAGAGAAACTGCTGTTATTCAAGAGCAATTAGCTCAAGAAGGCTTTACTGGGTTTAAAGCAGAAAAAATTACACAAGGTAGGTTGCATAAGTTTTTTCAGGAGAGTACGCTCTTACAGCAACCTTTTGTATTTGCACAAAACAACAAGTTAACCGTTGGCCAATACCTACAATCCCTTGCTTTAACAGTTACCGCCTTTAAGCGTGTACAGGTAAATGGCTAGTTGCACCGTGGGACGAAGTCCCGACGTTCCTTGCTGCTTCTAGCTTGCCTTGCTTTTTTCTTCTCCCTTCTCCCTTCTCCCTTCTCGCATATCCCCCCCCCCTTGTAGCCTATGCAGTTGCCTGCTGCTATCATTATATACCTTATTTCCCAGACAGAGCGCAGTAGGATAGCTAATTGTATACATTTCCTATCCTATTAGTTGGTGGTATCATTGCTATATTCTATTTTAACCTAATAATTACATAGAAGCATGGAAAATAATTCACATAACATATGGGATGAGTTAGGGAAGCCAATAGAAGCATTTGATAAAGCTTTGCGCCCACTGCAGTTTAGAGATTTTTACGGACAGGAAGAGTTAATAAACAATATGCAAGTGTTTGTGGCAGCCGCTAAACAAAGGAAAGAAGCATTGGATCACGTCCTACTGCATGGTCCACCTGGTTTAGGGAAGACTACCATGGCCTATATTATTGCTAGTGAACTGAATGCTAATATAAAAGTAACATCTGGACCTGTTTTGGATAAACCTAGTAATTTAGCAGGTATTTTAACAAATTTAGCTGCTTATGATGTGCTTTTTATAGATGAAATACATCGTTTGAATCCCATAGTAGAGGAGTATTTGTATACTGCTATGGAAGATTTTAAAATAGACATTCTATTAGATTCAGGACCTAGTGCACGAAGTATACAGTTGGTATTGCAGCCTTTTACGTTGGTGGGGGCTACTACGCGTTCGGGTTTATTGACAGCACCTTTGCGTGCTCGTTTTGGTATTAATGCACGGCTGGATTACTACGATGCTACCTTGTTAGCAAAGATCGTGCAGCGGGCTGCACTTTTATTGCATTTAACTGTGGATCAAGCTGCTGCTTATGAGATTGCCCAACGCAGTAGGGGTACGCCTCGTATAGCGCATAACCTCTTAAGACGTACCAGGGATTTTGCTCAAATTAAAGGGAATGGTTCTATTACCCAAGATATGGTTAAACTCAGCTTGGCTGCACTGAATGTAGATGAAAATGGACTAGATGCGATGGATAAACGTATTCTTATCAATATTATTGAAAAATTCAGGGGGGGGCCTGTGGGTCTTGCTACGCTTGCTACAGCTTGCTCAGAAGAAGCTGAAACCATAGAAGAAGTATATGAGCCTTTTCTTATTCAGGAAGGCTACATTAAACGTACTTCCCGGGGAAGAATAGCTACGGAATTAGCTTACAAACAGTTAGGGGTGCCTTATAGGGTGGATTTATTTGGTAAATAATAGTTAAAAATGAAATTTTAAGTATGGCAGGGCATAGTAAATGGTCTAATATTAAGCGTAAGAAAGAGATAAACGATGCTAAAAGAAGCAAAATCTTCACCAAACTGGCTAAAGAAATAACGGTAGCTGCTAGGAATGGCTCCCCAGATCCAACGCTGAACCTGCGCCTGCGTTTGGCTATTCAAAATGCAAAGGGGGCAAATATGACTAAAGAGGCTATATTGCGTGCTATTCATAAAGGCAATAAAATGGATTCATCTGTATATGAGGAAGTGAATTATGAGGGCGTTGGTCCCCATGGGGTGGCTATTATGGTAACCTGTATGACAGATAAGGTTATTCGAACAGTAGCTAATGTACGTACTATTTTTACTAAATATGGTGGGAGCTTAGAGAAAAGTGGTTCAATTTCATTTTTGTTTGATCACAAAGCTGTTTTTATCATTCCATTAGGGGTTATCAAGCAGGAAGATGATTTTGTATTGGCTTTAATAGATGCAGGTGCAGAAACAGTAGAGAAAGGGGAGGAAACTATGTATACTACTTGTTCGGTAGCGCATTTTGGTCGCGTACAACAACAGTTAGAGGCAACTGCTGTTACGCCTGTTTATTGTGGTTTACAATATATACCCCATACTTTTGTAGAGGTAAATAATGAAGCATTGGTAAAATTAAACAAGCTTGTAAGGGCTTTAAAAGAAGAAGAGGATGTACAACAAGTATATCATAATATAGCGCTTAAGGAGGAGCAAAGGGAGGTTTGGGAACAGGACGATCTCTGGTTTAGTTGAGCAAGTAGCATAATATAAATTTTGGTATCTTTATACGAAGAAGAGGGGTAGAAGAAAGAGGGTAGAAGAAGGAGGGTAGAAGAAGGAGGGATAGAAGAAGGAGGGTAGAAGAA
Above is a window of Candidatus Cardinium hertigii DNA encoding:
- the ruvB gene encoding Holliday junction branch migration DNA helicase RuvB translates to MENNSHNIWDELGKPIEAFDKALRPLQFRDFYGQEELINNMQVFVAAAKQRKEALDHVLLHGPPGLGKTTMAYIIASELNANIKVTSGPVLDKPSNLAGILTNLAAYDVLFIDEIHRLNPIVEEYLYTAMEDFKIDILLDSGPSARSIQLVLQPFTLVGATTRSGLLTAPLRARFGINARLDYYDATLLAKIVQRAALLLHLTVDQAAAYEIAQRSRGTPRIAHNLLRRTRDFAQIKGNGSITQDMVKLSLAALNVDENGLDAMDKRILINIIEKFRGGPVGLATLATACSEEAETIEEVYEPFLIQEGYIKRTSRGRIATELAYKQLGVPYRVDLFGK
- a CDS encoding YebC/PmpR family DNA-binding transcriptional regulator, which produces MAGHSKWSNIKRKKEINDAKRSKIFTKLAKEITVAARNGSPDPTLNLRLRLAIQNAKGANMTKEAILRAIHKGNKMDSSVYEEVNYEGVGPHGVAIMVTCMTDKVIRTVANVRTIFTKYGGSLEKSGSISFLFDHKAVFIIPLGVIKQEDDFVLALIDAGAETVEKGEETMYTTCSVAHFGRVQQQLEATAVTPVYCGLQYIPHTFVEVNNEALVKLNKLVRALKEEEDVQQVYHNIALKEEQREVWEQDDLWFS